From Sphingomonas nostoxanthinifaciens, a single genomic window includes:
- the nusA gene encoding transcription termination factor NusA, with product MATAISANKAELLAIADSVAREKLIDRTIVIEAMEDAIQRAAKARYGAENDIRAKIDPKSGDLRLWRVVEVVEEVDNYFTQVNVAEAQKLQPGAVVGDYIVDPLPPIEFGRIAAQAAKQVIFQKVRDAERERQYDEFKDRAGEIIVGTVKSVEFGHVVVNLGRAEGVIRRDAQIPREVLRKDDRVRAIILKVVRENRGPQIFLSRAHPDFMKKLFAQEVPEIYDGIIEIKAAARDPGSRAKIGVISRDSSIDPVGACVGMKGSRVQAVVQELQGEKIDIIPWSPDTATFVVNALQPAQVARVLIDEEESRIEVVVPDDQLSLAIGRRGQNVRLASQLTGSAIDILTEADASEKRQREFVKNSETFQTELDVDETLAQLLVAEGFSTLDEVAYVEVEELAQIEGLDEEIAGELQNRAAEALERQETANREARQALGVEDAVGELPFITEAMMVTLGKAGIKTLDDVGDLSTDELVEKPRAEPRRRKEGAPAPKPDKGGVLAGYGLSMEQGQEIIMAARHAAGWFGDEEEAPAAEGEGVQG from the coding sequence ATGGCCACCGCCATCTCCGCCAACAAGGCCGAGCTGCTCGCCATCGCCGACTCGGTCGCGCGCGAAAAGCTGATCGACCGCACCATCGTCATCGAGGCGATGGAAGACGCGATCCAGCGCGCCGCCAAGGCTCGCTACGGCGCCGAGAACGACATCCGCGCGAAGATCGACCCCAAGTCGGGCGACCTGCGGCTGTGGCGCGTCGTCGAGGTGGTCGAGGAGGTCGACAATTACTTCACGCAGGTGAACGTCGCCGAGGCGCAGAAGCTTCAGCCGGGCGCGGTCGTCGGCGACTATATCGTCGACCCGCTGCCGCCGATCGAGTTCGGCCGCATCGCGGCGCAGGCGGCCAAGCAGGTGATCTTCCAGAAGGTCCGCGACGCCGAGCGCGAGCGCCAGTATGACGAGTTCAAGGATCGCGCGGGCGAGATCATCGTCGGTACGGTCAAATCGGTCGAATTCGGCCACGTCGTCGTCAATCTCGGCCGCGCTGAGGGCGTGATCCGCCGCGACGCGCAGATCCCGCGCGAGGTGCTGCGCAAGGACGATCGCGTCCGCGCGATCATCCTGAAGGTGGTGCGCGAAAATCGCGGGCCGCAGATCTTCCTCAGCCGCGCGCACCCGGACTTCATGAAGAAGCTGTTCGCGCAGGAAGTGCCCGAAATCTACGACGGCATCATCGAGATCAAGGCGGCCGCGCGCGATCCCGGCAGCCGCGCCAAGATCGGCGTCATCAGCCGCGACAGTTCGATCGATCCGGTCGGCGCGTGCGTCGGCATGAAGGGCAGCCGCGTGCAGGCGGTGGTGCAGGAGCTGCAGGGCGAGAAGATCGACATCATCCCCTGGTCGCCCGACACCGCCACCTTCGTCGTCAACGCGCTGCAGCCGGCGCAGGTCGCGCGCGTGCTGATCGACGAGGAAGAGAGCCGCATCGAGGTCGTCGTTCCCGACGATCAGCTGTCGCTCGCGATCGGCCGCCGCGGCCAGAACGTGCGGCTGGCGAGCCAGCTCACCGGCTCGGCGATCGACATCCTGACCGAGGCGGACGCGAGCGAGAAGCGCCAGCGCGAGTTCGTCAAGAACAGCGAGACCTTCCAGACCGAGCTCGACGTCGACGAGACGCTCGCGCAGTTGCTGGTCGCCGAGGGCTTCTCGACGCTGGACGAGGTCGCCTATGTCGAAGTCGAGGAGCTCGCCCAGATCGAGGGTCTCGACGAAGAGATCGCCGGCGAACTGCAGAACCGCGCCGCCGAGGCGCTGGAGCGGCAGGAGACCGCCAATCGCGAGGCGCGCCAGGCACTGGGCGTCGAGGATGCGGTGGGCGAACTGCCGTTCATCACCGAGGCGATGATGGTGACGCTCGGCAAAGCCGGCATCAAGACGCTCGACGACGTGGGCGATCTTTCGACCGACGAACTGGTCGAGAAGCCGCGCGCCGAGCCGCGCCGCCGCAAGGAAGGCGCGCCCGCACCGAAGCCCGACAAGGGCGGTGTGCTCGCCGGCTACGGCCTGTCGATGGAGCAGGGCCAGGAGATCATCATGGCCGCCCGCCATGCCGCCGGCTGGTTCGGCGACGAGGAGGAGGCTCCGGCCGCCGAGGGCGAGGGGGTGCAGGGCTGA
- the rimP gene encoding ribosome maturation protein RimP, whose amino-acid sequence MTDIARIAQLIEPEAKALGFELVRVAMFGGKSDPRLQVMAERPDTRQLDLSDCEALSRRISDVLDAEDPIEEAYRLEVSSPGIDRPLTRLQDYADWAGFEARIKLTAPLDGRKQFDARLDGLEGDTVKVYADRVGEMLIPFGQIVSAKLLLTDALIKATAPLSAEGADKISEEG is encoded by the coding sequence ATGACGGACATCGCGCGCATCGCCCAGTTGATCGAGCCGGAGGCCAAGGCACTCGGCTTCGAGCTCGTGCGCGTGGCGATGTTCGGCGGCAAATCGGACCCGCGGCTGCAGGTGATGGCGGAGCGGCCGGACACGCGCCAGCTCGACCTGTCGGATTGCGAGGCGCTGTCGCGGCGCATCTCCGACGTGCTGGATGCCGAGGATCCGATCGAGGAGGCATATCGGCTTGAGGTCTCCTCGCCGGGCATCGATCGGCCGCTCACCCGGCTGCAGGATTATGCCGATTGGGCCGGCTTCGAGGCGCGCATCAAGCTCACTGCGCCGCTCGATGGCCGCAAGCAGTTCGATGCGCGGCTCGACGGACTCGAAGGCGACACCGTCAAGGTATATGCTGACCGCGTCGGCGAGATGCTTATTCCGTTCGGCCAGATCGTCAGCGCCAAGCTGTTGCTGACCGACGCATTGATCAAGGCGACCGCGCCGCTCTCCGCAGAGGGCGCGGACAAGATTTCAGAGGAAGGGTAA
- a CDS encoding PQQ-dependent sugar dehydrogenase: MMPRSTRSAALFPAALLLVAAPAVAQMNAGNSQPNPDKPFVVTPIVALDHPWALAFISDGRMLVTEKTGHIQLVDPKGGKVEVSGVPAVKYEGQGGLLFVATAPTYARDHGVYITYSEPGEEGSGLALAHATLTIGQGTAKLDKLKVIWRQLPRGKGGQFGAYVAFAPDGKSLFLASGERMRFTPAQDPDQAIGKILHLTLDGKPWPGNPMAGKQGSQTINMIDPPKNSITAPDAPVHKVTLPGPNLTPAETWSSGHRNPYGLAFDAAGHLWEVEHGPRGGDELNLILPGKNYGWPVVSYGRNYDGPEIANPDTHPEFEKPKLYWNPVIAPGGLTFYYAGLFPQWKGSAFIGGLASKALVRVAFDGTNAREAERWDMGARIRFVTTGPDGALWLLTDGERGGQGGLERLTPKS; this comes from the coding sequence ATGATGCCGCGCTCCACCCGTTCCGCTGCCCTTTTTCCCGCGGCCCTGCTGCTGGTCGCCGCACCCGCCGTCGCGCAGATGAATGCAGGCAACAGCCAGCCGAATCCGGACAAGCCGTTCGTCGTCACGCCGATCGTCGCGCTTGATCATCCGTGGGCGCTCGCCTTCATTTCCGACGGCCGGATGCTCGTCACCGAGAAGACCGGGCATATCCAGCTGGTCGATCCGAAGGGCGGCAAGGTCGAGGTGTCGGGCGTGCCGGCGGTCAAATATGAAGGACAGGGCGGCCTGCTGTTCGTCGCCACCGCACCGACCTACGCGCGCGATCACGGCGTCTACATCACCTATTCGGAGCCGGGCGAGGAGGGCTCGGGGCTCGCGCTGGCGCATGCGACGCTGACGATCGGGCAGGGGACGGCGAAGCTCGACAAGCTCAAGGTGATCTGGCGCCAGCTGCCGCGCGGCAAGGGTGGCCAGTTCGGCGCCTATGTCGCCTTCGCGCCCGATGGAAAGAGCCTGTTCCTCGCCTCGGGCGAGCGGATGCGCTTCACCCCCGCCCAGGATCCCGATCAGGCGATCGGCAAGATCCTGCACCTGACGCTCGACGGCAAGCCGTGGCCGGGCAACCCGATGGCGGGCAAGCAGGGATCGCAGACGATCAACATGATCGATCCGCCCAAGAACAGCATCACCGCCCCCGATGCGCCGGTGCACAAGGTGACGCTGCCCGGTCCGAATCTGACGCCGGCCGAGACGTGGAGCAGCGGCCACCGCAATCCCTACGGCCTCGCCTTCGATGCCGCCGGCCATCTGTGGGAGGTCGAGCATGGCCCGCGCGGCGGCGACGAGCTCAACCTGATCCTGCCCGGCAAGAATTATGGCTGGCCGGTCGTCTCCTACGGTCGCAACTATGACGGGCCGGAGATCGCCAATCCCGACACGCATCCCGAGTTCGAGAAGCCCAAGCTCTACTGGAATCCGGTGATCGCGCCCGGCGGGCTCACTTTCTATTATGCCGGCCTGTTCCCGCAGTGGAAGGGATCGGCCTTTATCGGCGGGCTCGCCTCGAAGGCGCTGGTGCGCGTCGCGTTCGACGGCACCAACGCGCGCGAGGCGGAGCGCTGGGATATGGGCGCGCGCATCCGCTTCGTGACCACCGGGCCCGACGGCGCATTGTGGCTGCTGACCGACGGCGAACGCGGCGGGCAGGGCGGGCTCGAGCGCCTGACGCCGAAATCGTAA
- a CDS encoding helicase HerA-like domain-containing protein: MTDPNGLFVGAGEAGVAPQTLSLKRANRHGLIAGATGTGKTVTLQGIAEGFSKAGVPVFVADVKGDLAGLAMAGSPMAPAHAAFAARAAEIGMTDWAYADNPVIFWDLFGQAGHPVRTTVSEMGPLLLARLMGLNDTQEGVLQVVFKAADEQGLLLLDMADLQAMLAWAAENAADLSAHYGNVTRASVGTIQRQLLGLEAQGGDQFFGEPALDIHDMMIVDENGRGTISVLAADKLMAAPKLYATFLLWLLSELFETLPEVGDPDKPKLVFFFDEAHLMFDDAAPALLDKIEQVVRLIRSKGVGVYFVTQNPIDVPDDVAGQLGNRVQHKLNAFTPREQKAVQAAAQTFRASPGVDVATAITELKVGEALVSLLQPDGSPSPVARTLIRPPCSRVGPLSDKERAIIVSTSPLAGKYDTAVNRESAAEMLAAKAGDAKAATEKATAEAAAAKVQAEQAKAAAQQAKLDADEQARRDREAQRAADAQARAEDRARAAAAREAAKPTLTDKMLQSAARSVASSLGRQVAGQLGGQLVRGLLGGLFKR; this comes from the coding sequence ATGACCGATCCGAACGGCCTCTTCGTCGGCGCCGGCGAGGCTGGCGTCGCGCCGCAGACGCTCAGCCTGAAGCGCGCCAACCGTCACGGACTGATCGCGGGCGCGACCGGTACGGGCAAGACCGTGACGCTGCAGGGCATCGCCGAGGGCTTCTCCAAGGCGGGCGTGCCGGTGTTCGTGGCCGATGTGAAGGGCGATCTCGCCGGGCTCGCCATGGCGGGTTCGCCGATGGCGCCGGCCCACGCCGCCTTTGCCGCGCGCGCGGCCGAGATCGGCATGACCGACTGGGCCTATGCCGACAATCCGGTGATCTTCTGGGATCTGTTCGGCCAGGCGGGCCACCCGGTGCGCACCACCGTGAGCGAGATGGGGCCGCTGCTGCTCGCCCGGTTGATGGGTCTCAACGACACGCAGGAAGGCGTGCTACAGGTCGTGTTCAAGGCCGCCGACGAGCAGGGCCTGCTGCTGCTCGACATGGCCGATCTTCAGGCGATGCTCGCCTGGGCGGCCGAGAATGCCGCCGATCTCTCGGCGCATTACGGCAACGTCACCCGCGCCAGCGTCGGCACGATCCAGCGCCAGCTGCTCGGGCTGGAGGCGCAGGGCGGCGACCAATTCTTCGGCGAGCCCGCGCTCGACATTCACGACATGATGATCGTGGACGAAAATGGGCGCGGCACGATCAGCGTGCTGGCGGCGGACAAACTGATGGCGGCGCCGAAGCTCTACGCCACCTTCCTGCTGTGGCTGCTATCCGAGCTGTTCGAGACGCTGCCCGAGGTGGGCGATCCCGACAAGCCGAAGCTCGTCTTCTTCTTCGACGAAGCGCATCTGATGTTCGACGATGCGGCACCAGCCTTGCTCGACAAGATCGAACAGGTCGTGCGGCTGATCCGGTCGAAGGGCGTCGGCGTCTATTTCGTCACGCAGAACCCGATCGACGTGCCCGACGACGTCGCCGGCCAGCTCGGCAACCGCGTCCAGCACAAGTTGAACGCCTTCACCCCGCGCGAGCAGAAGGCGGTGCAGGCCGCGGCGCAGACCTTCCGCGCGTCGCCTGGCGTCGACGTCGCCACCGCGATCACTGAGCTGAAGGTGGGCGAGGCGCTCGTCTCGCTGCTCCAGCCGGACGGCAGCCCGAGCCCGGTCGCGCGCACCCTGATCCGGCCGCCTTGCTCGCGCGTCGGCCCGCTGAGCGACAAGGAGCGCGCGATCATCGTCTCGACCTCGCCGCTCGCCGGCAAATACGACACGGCCGTCAATCGCGAGAGCGCGGCGGAGATGCTCGCGGCGAAGGCCGGCGACGCCAAGGCCGCGACGGAGAAGGCCACCGCCGAAGCCGCTGCCGCGAAGGTTCAGGCCGAGCAGGCCAAGGCCGCGGCGCAACAGGCGAAGCTCGACGCCGACGAGCAGGCGCGCCGCGATCGCGAGGCGCAGCGTGCGGCCGACGCGCAGGCACGTGCCGAGGATCGCGCCCGCGCCGCCGCCGCGCGCGAAGCGGCCAAGCCCACGCTGACCGACAAGATGCTCCAGTCCGCCGCGCGCTCGGTCGCCTCCTCGCTCGGCCGGCAGGTGGCGGGGCAGCTCGGCGGCCAACTCGTGCGCGGCCTGCTCGGCGGCCTGTTCAAACGGTGA
- a CDS encoding glucokinase, which translates to MSTQSWILADLSTAGTVRFARADPGAGRFDDALTISPGTFITFSDALMAYARQAGIDLRTAGCVLSLPGPTVGNTIRVARSRWTLSRSGLGGMIGGPLLILNDMVATAWSLPNAPANTLQPLGSAPLPDMSRPGRWAIILLDDGVGAATLTLAPNGQISVADSEAGHIGFSPADDREFAIMRPLRGYRAAVSWEQMLTLTGAAVDPVQWAGLAGAFAGDVLLATAAWSGLILCGHRAPALRNADAYAAFVARGAAKSAHGRFIEQAAIGLLPAREPLNGCLGFLRACSLGDPNAPHPVSPA; encoded by the coding sequence GTGTCGACACAGAGCTGGATTCTGGCTGACCTGTCGACGGCGGGAACCGTCCGCTTCGCCCGCGCCGATCCCGGCGCCGGACGATTCGACGATGCGCTCACCATCTCGCCCGGCACATTCATCACATTCTCCGATGCGCTGATGGCGTATGCGCGCCAGGCCGGCATCGATCTGCGCACGGCGGGATGCGTCCTTTCGTTGCCCGGGCCCACGGTCGGCAACACGATCCGCGTCGCGCGATCCCGCTGGACCCTCTCTCGCTCGGGGCTGGGTGGCATGATCGGCGGTCCGCTGTTGATCCTCAACGACATGGTCGCGACCGCCTGGTCGCTGCCAAATGCTCCGGCGAATACCCTGCAGCCGCTCGGCAGTGCGCCGTTGCCCGATATGTCGCGGCCCGGACGCTGGGCGATAATCCTGCTGGACGACGGTGTCGGCGCAGCGACCCTGACGCTTGCGCCGAACGGGCAGATCTCAGTGGCGGACAGCGAGGCGGGGCATATCGGCTTCTCGCCGGCAGATGATCGCGAATTCGCGATCATGCGGCCGCTGCGCGGTTATCGTGCAGCGGTTTCGTGGGAGCAGATGCTTACGCTTACCGGCGCCGCCGTCGATCCGGTGCAGTGGGCGGGGCTGGCTGGGGCCTTTGCCGGCGACGTGCTGCTGGCGACCGCAGCGTGGAGCGGCCTGATCCTGTGCGGCCACCGCGCCCCGGCGTTGCGGAACGCCGATGCCTATGCCGCCTTCGTCGCGCGCGGTGCGGCCAAGTCGGCGCATGGGCGCTTCATCGAGCAGGCGGCGATCGGTCTGCTACCCGCCCGTGAGCCGCTGAATGGATGCCTCGGTTTCCTGCGCGCGTGCAGCCTAGGTGATCCAAACGCGCCGCATCCGGTCAGCCCGGCCTAA
- a CDS encoding isopenicillin N synthase family dioxygenase, producing the protein MATTLDRPAVPTVSLAQEASDPVGFAAALGGSFERYGFAIVSDHGVPAEVIAEAEAKAKAFFALPEEVKRRYHMPGTGGARGYTPFGIETAKDAKAHDLKEFWHVGRELPSGHRFTDLMSPNLWPDEVAGFRAAELALFDALDAAGRRLLAAIARYLTLSPDFFDDTVADGNSVLRLLHYPAMGMDGPSIRAGAHEDINTITLLLGAEEAGLELLDRDGNWLPVQPRAGELAVNVGDMLQRLTNNVLRSTTHRVMNPAPERRGHARYSMPFFLHFRPDYLIETLPGCLSAERPNLYPEPITAHDYLLQRLREIKLI; encoded by the coding sequence ATGGCCACCACGCTCGATCGCCCTGCCGTCCCTACCGTCAGCCTCGCGCAGGAGGCGTCTGATCCGGTCGGCTTCGCCGCTGCGCTCGGCGGATCGTTCGAGCGCTACGGCTTCGCGATCGTTTCCGATCATGGCGTGCCGGCCGAGGTGATCGCAGAGGCCGAGGCGAAGGCCAAGGCGTTCTTCGCGCTGCCCGAGGAGGTGAAGCGCCGTTATCACATGCCCGGCACCGGCGGCGCGCGCGGCTATACGCCGTTCGGGATCGAGACCGCCAAAGATGCCAAGGCGCACGATCTCAAGGAATTCTGGCATGTCGGACGCGAGCTGCCGTCCGGCCACCGTTTCACCGATCTGATGTCGCCAAACCTGTGGCCCGACGAAGTGGCCGGCTTCCGCGCGGCGGAACTGGCATTGTTCGATGCGCTCGACGCAGCCGGGCGGCGACTGCTCGCCGCGATCGCGCGCTACCTGACGCTGTCGCCCGATTTCTTCGACGATACCGTGGCCGACGGCAACAGCGTGCTGCGCCTGCTCCATTATCCGGCGATGGGCATGGATGGCCCCTCGATCCGTGCCGGCGCGCATGAGGATATCAACACGATCACCCTGCTGCTCGGCGCGGAGGAAGCCGGGCTGGAATTGCTCGATCGCGACGGCAACTGGCTGCCGGTGCAGCCGCGCGCGGGCGAACTGGCGGTGAATGTGGGGGACATGCTGCAGCGGCTGACCAACAACGTGCTCCGTTCGACCACGCACCGGGTGATGAACCCGGCGCCGGAGCGGCGCGGCCACGCACGCTATTCGATGCCGTTCTTCCTGCATTTCCGCCCCGATTATCTGATCGAGACGCTGCCCGGCTGCCTGTCGGCGGAGCGGCCGAATCTGTATCCGGAGCCGATCACCGCGCACGATTATCTGTTGCAGCGCCTGAGGGAGATCAAGCTGATATGA
- a CDS encoding AI-2E family transporter, translating to MTDTADFFASRRANRIAKAALAIGLTLFGLWISSTFLPSLLWAAVIAIAIDPLYTRAECRWPAARRAVLPSIATVLIALLVLTPLALGVVEAAREAQALLQWLASARENGLPVPQWVAHMPYSNEIAGWWTQNLATPEAASHQFHTIRQSLLFEQSRLLGKGLIHRSVVFAFTLIALFFLLRERDAFVAQIRVASTRLLGPSAERIGAQVVKSVRGTIDGLVLVGIGEGAVMAVVYLIAHVPHPLLLGLLTAVAAMIPFGAAVLFGIASALLVGQGAVGWAVGVFALGMVVVGIADHFVRPILIGGATRLPFLWVLVGILGGVESLGLLGLFVGPATMAALMMLWRDLIAGAGGAMPAPDRPCPPDAAS from the coding sequence ATGACCGACACCGCGGATTTCTTCGCCTCGCGCCGTGCCAACCGCATCGCCAAGGCGGCACTGGCGATCGGCCTTACCCTCTTCGGTCTGTGGATCAGCTCGACCTTCCTGCCGTCGCTCTTGTGGGCAGCCGTGATCGCGATCGCGATCGATCCGCTCTACACCCGCGCCGAATGCCGCTGGCCGGCCGCGCGGCGCGCGGTGCTGCCGAGCATCGCGACCGTGCTGATCGCCCTGCTCGTCCTGACCCCACTCGCGCTGGGCGTGGTGGAGGCGGCGCGCGAGGCGCAGGCGCTGCTGCAATGGCTCGCCAGTGCGCGCGAAAATGGGCTGCCCGTCCCGCAATGGGTCGCGCACATGCCCTATTCGAACGAGATTGCGGGCTGGTGGACGCAGAATCTCGCGACGCCCGAGGCGGCGAGCCACCAGTTCCACACCATCCGCCAGTCATTGCTGTTCGAGCAGTCGCGCCTGCTCGGCAAGGGCCTGATCCATCGTTCGGTGGTGTTCGCCTTCACGTTGATCGCCTTGTTCTTCCTGTTGCGCGAGCGCGACGCGTTCGTCGCGCAGATCCGCGTCGCGAGCACGCGCCTGCTCGGTCCCTCGGCCGAGCGGATCGGCGCACAGGTGGTGAAATCGGTGCGCGGCACGATCGACGGATTGGTGCTGGTCGGCATCGGCGAAGGCGCGGTGATGGCGGTGGTCTATCTGATCGCGCACGTGCCGCATCCGCTGCTGCTAGGCCTGCTGACGGCAGTAGCGGCGATGATCCCGTTCGGTGCGGCGGTGCTGTTCGGCATCGCGTCGGCGCTGCTGGTCGGCCAGGGCGCGGTCGGCTGGGCGGTCGGCGTCTTCGCACTCGGCATGGTGGTGGTCGGCATCGCCGACCATTTCGTGCGCCCGATCCTGATCGGCGGGGCGACGCGGCTGCCCTTCCTGTGGGTGCTGGTCGGCATCCTCGGCGGGGTCGAGAGCCTTGGGCTGCTCGGGCTGTTCGTCGGCCCGGCGACGATGGCGGCGCTGATGATGCTGTGGCGCGACCTGATCGCCGGCGCGGGCGGCGCGATGCCGGCGCCCGACCGCCCCTGCCCGCCCGACGCCGCGTCTTAG
- a CDS encoding ATP12 family chaperone protein, with the protein MRRFYTDVATNDGAILLDGRPVRTPARAPLVLPTTMLAEAVAAEWRAQGETIDPRAMPLTGLANAAIDRVAPDPAAFARPLAAYGETDLLCYRADAPDDLVATQAEAWDPLLAWARRRYDVDFVVTVGIVHVAQPPETVLRLAAALGTCDAFALAALSPLVTIGGSLVAALALTEGAIAADAAFDLTHLDELWQVEHWGEDALARDTREHHRADFLAAAHFLTLLH; encoded by the coding sequence GTGAGGCGCTTCTACACCGACGTCGCGACCAATGACGGCGCGATCCTGCTCGACGGCCGGCCGGTGCGCACGCCCGCGCGCGCGCCGCTCGTCCTGCCCACGACGATGCTCGCTGAGGCGGTGGCGGCGGAATGGCGCGCGCAGGGCGAGACGATCGATCCGCGCGCGATGCCGCTGACGGGTCTCGCCAACGCCGCGATCGACCGAGTCGCGCCCGATCCGGCCGCCTTCGCCCGCCCGCTCGCCGCTTATGGCGAGACCGATCTGCTCTGCTACCGCGCCGACGCGCCCGACGATCTGGTGGCGACGCAGGCGGAGGCATGGGATCCGCTGCTCGCCTGGGCACGCCGCCGCTACGACGTGGATTTCGTCGTGACCGTCGGCATCGTCCACGTCGCGCAGCCGCCGGAAACGGTCCTGCGGCTGGCAGCGGCGCTGGGCACCTGCGACGCTTTCGCGCTGGCGGCACTGTCCCCGCTGGTGACGATCGGCGGCTCGCTGGTCGCGGCGCTCGCTTTGACCGAAGGCGCCATCGCGGCGGACGCGGCGTTCGACCTGACCCATCTCGACGAGCTTTGGCAGGTCGAGCATTGGGGCGAGGATGCGCTCGCCCGCGACACGCGCGAGCATCATCGCGCCGACTTCCTTGCCGCCGCGCATTTCCTGACGCTGCTCCACTGA
- a CDS encoding HAD-IA family hydrolase: protein MNRLAVFDCDGTLVDSQATICAAVEKGFAACGIAPPGDAAARAIIGLSLPEAMAILHPNGSAAEFAALTDAYKRAFFDMRAAGLAHEPLYDGIAAAVAELDAKGWLLGVATGKSDRGLKLILEHHGLHPRFVTLQTADRHPSKPHPSMIEQAMADAGAAPETTVMIGDTSFDMAMAKAAGATAIGVTWGYHEADMLRAAGADAVATHPDELVAMIEAVA from the coding sequence TTGAACCGGCTAGCGGTATTCGATTGCGACGGCACCCTGGTCGATTCGCAGGCGACGATCTGCGCGGCAGTGGAGAAGGGCTTTGCCGCATGCGGGATCGCCCCGCCCGGCGATGCGGCGGCACGCGCGATCATCGGCCTGTCGTTGCCCGAGGCGATGGCGATATTGCACCCGAACGGCTCGGCGGCGGAGTTCGCGGCGCTGACCGACGCCTATAAGCGAGCCTTCTTCGACATGCGCGCCGCCGGCCTCGCGCACGAGCCGCTGTATGACGGGATCGCCGCGGCCGTGGCCGAGCTGGATGCAAAGGGCTGGCTGCTCGGCGTCGCCACCGGCAAGTCGGATCGCGGGCTAAAGCTGATCCTCGAGCATCACGGCCTCCATCCCCGCTTCGTCACGCTCCAGACCGCCGATCGCCACCCGTCCAAGCCGCATCCGTCGATGATCGAGCAGGCGATGGCCGACGCCGGCGCCGCACCCGAAACGACGGTGATGATCGGCGACACCAGCTTCGACATGGCGATGGCCAAGGCGGCCGGTGCGACGGCGATCGGCGTCACCTGGGGCTATCACGAAGCCGACATGTTGCGCGCCGCCGGAGCGGACGCCGTCGCGACGCATCCCGACGAGCTGGTCGCGATGATCGAAGCAGTGGCGTGA
- a CDS encoding FMN-binding negative transcriptional regulator — translation MTHPNPAFGWADADELKAFASKVAFGQIAVVVDGRPLLAQAPITVADDGAVQFHLARSNAVTNHIDGAPIVIGLLADDFYVSPDWYGSADQVPTWNYRLVEMHGVARRLSDAELEAQVARLSVEQEERLLPKPVWTIDKLPPAKRAAMLRAIVGFAIDSPAWTGTAKLGQNKPAADRAAVAQALSGIGRSDLARLMEPRV, via the coding sequence GTGACCCATCCCAACCCCGCCTTCGGGTGGGCGGATGCGGACGAGCTCAAGGCGTTCGCATCGAAGGTGGCATTCGGCCAGATCGCGGTGGTGGTCGATGGCCGCCCACTGCTGGCGCAGGCGCCAATCACGGTGGCGGACGACGGCGCGGTCCAGTTCCACCTCGCCCGCTCCAATGCCGTGACCAACCATATCGATGGCGCACCGATCGTGATCGGCCTGCTGGCGGACGATTTCTACGTAAGCCCCGATTGGTATGGTTCGGCGGATCAGGTGCCGACCTGGAATTATCGCCTCGTGGAGATGCACGGCGTCGCGCGCCGTCTGTCCGATGCCGAGCTCGAGGCGCAGGTCGCGCGGCTGAGCGTCGAGCAGGAGGAACGGCTTCTGCCGAAGCCGGTGTGGACGATCGACAAATTGCCGCCTGCTAAACGCGCGGCGATGCTGCGCGCGATCGTCGGCTTCGCGATCGACTCGCCGGCATGGACCGGCACCGCCAAGCTGGGACAGAACAAGCCGGCAGCCGATCGGGCCGCAGTCGCGCAGGCGCTGTCGGGCATTGGCCGCTCCGATCTCGCCCGCCTGATGGAGCCGCGCGTTTGA